One Peromyscus eremicus chromosome 17, PerEre_H2_v1, whole genome shotgun sequence genomic window, ACACTGACATAAATTTCTCTCCAATGGGTCCTTTAGATTACCAGTCTTCCTGTAGCACTCCTattggcaaaaataaaatataaaataaaacaaaataaagatagTAGGAAGAATTAGAGAAAAAAAGTGCAATTTTTTTCatgtgagaaaggaaaagagatttCTAATTGAGCTACAAGAAACTAACACAAACTCAGACACACCGTCAATTAACTCTGCTTTGATCAGTGAACACAAACAGAAGACTAATTCAGCAAAAAGCAAAgcagttaaaaattttaaattaatgagaAATGGGAATATGCTAAGAAGTACCTTTATTTATGGTTATAACCTTTATGATCTTGAAATACAATAGagctctgggatttttttctcaACAGTTTTTGATATATGCCATGTTCTGCTACTAGAACACcagaaaagaatgagaaattTCATTAGGACttagtgtatttttttaattctgcatTTTTGCAATTGTTTCTAACATGATGTAAACATATGTTGCTGTTTATTGGAGGGGTATGCTTTTATGACATTCAGGTCTCTGTTGTAGAGCATTTGAACTTTATTCTCTTTCTAGTATTtcagctttcctcttcttcctcagatAGCTTCTCAacattttgcttttgttcctCAAGTTCTGTTCCAagattttcctcttccttcttggaTGACTTTTTacctttatgttttcttttcttaggtAAAGATGCAATATATCTCCTTCTTTCCTCATATCTTTTATTCtctaaacacaaaaaacaaagtaacaagaaGGAACATACAATAAAAGCCAAAAGCCAAATAAGAATTATGATGTAAATCATTTTGTGTGATCTTCTTACAGGAGGTGGGCCACTGTCAATACTACCTCCATAGCCCTTTTTCAGGCAGTTGGGTGGAGCCCAATATTCATTACAATGGCAGTGATGTTTATTGTTGCAGATGCCTCTCTTATTGCAGAACATAGGCAGACAAGATTCTTCCCATGGTGGCATAAAGACACACTTCCTTTCTAAGCACAGAAAGTCTGGACCACATTCTGTACCATCGCTCACCTCACCAGTATCAGGTACATTCATCCCAAAATGGTAATCAGTACTCCAGCAGCTGTTTCCATCAACTTGAGTTGAATGCACAGTAAAATGATTGCTTAAATGGGGAACTTCTTCTATATTCTCACATTGTACTCTCCCACACAGAGCATCTTTATAATTACATCTTACATACTTATTATCTTTCCTACCACAATTACCAAAGCGATCACCTTTGGTGTTCACTGCTAGGTAGCAATTCTTGTTTGCATTCTTGGCTCCTTTGCCAAAAAGTTTTGTACACTGATCATCACGGTTATtacatttcttttgaaaacagataTTCCTGCCCAGACAGTGGATCCCGTCCTCCACATACACATCTTCTGGGCATGCAGCAGAGCTTCCATTGCACCACTCTGGCAGATCACATTGATTGACACGTTCTCTACACACTGTGCCTGATGGCATAAACTGGCAGTTATGGCAACACAGCCCAGAAGCACATGCTGCCCCAGATACCAGAGTGCAGTTTTCTGAGCAACATCTATCTTGGGAACACAGTTTTAAGGAACCACAATCACATTCCTCTTCGTCTTCAATCACACCATTCCCACAgcgtttctttataaaaatagcCTGTGGGTTTGGGACATCGGTCAAACAACTCTTTCTAGAAATAGTCTCTAAATATTGTGCATAACTACAGTTGCTGAATGCATCTGAGGGTATTAGCCTTTTGTTCATTACACATACTTTTCTCTCACATGCGCAGTTGTTACCATCATCATTCATCATTCCCAATGTGTGACCAATCTCATGTGTCACATATGTTCTAAATGAAGCCAATCCATCATCCATAATGCACTCTAAACCACAATTCAAATTAATATTACATACTTCAGAAAAGTATGACTCAGTAAGATGCTTAAaacaaaaatcctgcttcacaataATATGTGCAGAATCATGAGCTACACGGCTATTAAAGCTGGATTTCTTCCATTTGCAAAACTGTTCCATCATATGACGTGCGGTAGTtactgagtaggggtttcctgcACTCCAAACTTCAACTCCAGTTAGAACCACATCAAGACTAATTGAGCTATAAATATCATCTACTAAATTGACACCCATGAATACATCCATTTCCACAATGGACACATTCCTTTTCCTAAAAATGAATCTTCCATAATCTACCACAATTGCTAGTTCAAGAAACTGTCGGTGGAGCCACCATCCTGTATGAGAACTTTGCATCAGAGTGGAATTAGCATTATCTTGAGACTTCAATTGCTCTACTATTTCTTCTTCAGTTAGTCCACAACTTCCATGTGTATACTGTGTGTCTTCCATCTTATACACCAGATGTTCAAATGTGGCAGAGTGCGCTTTGGGCTTGATTTCATAGGTGACTCCATTTGTCTGCAGTATTCCTTGAAGGCTTCCTAGACAAGTACTAAGAGTAACCATGGATTTAGGGTCCCCTTCCACATAACCATGGTAATAGCAGTCATTCTGGACAAAAGGCTGGTCCTCAATAAGAGCACCCTGGTCAGTGTAGGTGAACACAGTGAGAGCTCTGGACACCAAATGCTTCTTAGCCTTCATGTGGACAATGTGTCTCTGGCCCCCAAAGTGCAGGCTATAGGAGATCCAGCCTAGAGCTTCCATACTTTTATAAGTGCTAGGTGCTCTCAAAGGTATCACTACTTCAGGGAGGCTCTGGTATCGGGACATCCCAGTCTGTGGCCATGCAGACAAAAACATTGTTAATTCCAGCCACAGTGGCAAGAAAGTAATTTTCGTATGCTCCAGAGTCTTCAGCACGGTCATTATGAAACAAGGGGTGAAAGGGAAGGATGTAGAGAAGGTGTGTCTGCTTGTATGTCTCTTCTCTTTTGAGTGCGTTGTAGATGGTGGTCGTATTTAATGGCCAGGCTTCAGGAGGAGTCAATCCGTCGGAGGGAGAACTAAATGTAAGAACAAAAAGGAGGGCTGAAAATGGTTGGGATGTGGACGGCCCAGGTGGAGCAGAAAGAACAGAGAATGGGTTAAAATGTAGGAGTGTTTAGCTCATGGAATGACTTGTTACAGTGTGTTAGTAGTGCACTGGTGTATTGGTTACAGAGTATTGGTAGTACACTGGTAGTATAATTATTGGTTAGGCAGAATTGGACTCCGGTGAGCAAAAGCCCAGGGACTAACCATGAATTGACAGTTAAGTACCTACATGATGGCCACAGAGAGCCATCATAATATTGTTtatgtgcttatgtgtatgtgtacatgtatatagtcTCCACTGCAAATAAATCAAACCATGTCAATAAAAAGATGAGAAGTATCTTGTTTTGATAGGGAATTATGATTTTACATAATGgcttaggaaaaaaatcaataattctTCCTTTGTATTTCAAATGACTCTTCATCATATTAATCAGGAGAAATGTGTAAAAGTTTTTCATACCTGTTTTAATTTTATCACATATATTGcttaattacatttaatttatataaaattctatTCAATTTTCATACTTCTGTAACCTCTATCTAATCCCATGAAACATTAAAGTATGAAAATATCACTAATAATTTATTGTTAGTCATGGTATTGGGTAAGTTcaatgatacacacacataggAACAAAAGATAATAATTACACTTACAGACTGCGATAAATTAgggtaataaaaatgttattgaaAGGTTTCTATATCCAgttctattgtttttctttaagccCTCTAAACATATTAGGTGGAAAGGAATGCTACCTAGTAATGGAACAGTTGGAGATGAGAGAatacataagagaaaaaaaatgtgcagaaattaaaagaaagtcAATGAACCCCAAGAAGGCAGTAGAAGTTTTGGCAAAAATAGTGTTGATGTTTGGGGCAACAATGTTTATATGAACGTCCCTGTGATTTTTAGAAGTATGGGCTAATATCTATAATAAGCATTCAGAGATATTTATCTCATAGATAAAGTTAGACACAGAGAGACATgagcatgcaggcatgcacacacacacacacacacacacacacacacacacacacaaatacatatatgtattaaatACCAAAATATCAAAAACCTCAATAATACAAATATGAAATTGAGAAATATGCTACTAACACGGAGTTACTAGCAACCTTAacttgtttctttgttcttaaaTAAAACTATATTATATGCATACACAGTGCTGCCTAACTGGGAAAATACATAGATGCTATAGACCTAAACAACTTAGTCATCTAGAGCATATATTTAGACCtatcatttaagaaaaaaatatgttttataaatCTGTAGCATTGtattgttttatgtgtgattCCTATGCTTCTTTGGTCTTTTTTTAACCTATTGAGTGTATCCCCACACTTTATCAGATGACTAAAGAAACAAATTTATTAAGTAATGAAGTTAAAGATTCCTAGGATAGTTACAGTGAAAATCTGCTATGAAAGTATTAAAttacaccaaaggaaaaacatacCACCatagtaaatataaaatacatgttgCCAAATATTCAACACCTACCTATGTCAAGGCTTAGAActcatttcttttcaatttttattttatcataatcCTATGTAGTTTGActtgttccttttaaaataacTACTTTACTGTTACCTATGAAATATTCTTTTCATGAAAAACTTAAGGACCCCTTCTCTATATACATGTTTTTTGTAGGACTTATTAGTCCTACCTGACGATACAGAAAGTTTACAACAAGAATAGGAGAAGGTTATTAGTCTCAGAACTTCAATATGCAGTAAATATAACCAGGTGTTTGGctgtgatttgtttttatttccaaagtCAATCCTGGTTGCAATTTTGTAAAACTATTACTGACTTTTCTTCCTTAGTCTTACAGCAACATCCTAAACAGTCTTCACAAGGAATTGGATGGCCAAGTGTCTTACCAACATCCTCACTGTGCATGCTAAGCTTATTAACAACCCACAAAACATACAATTTTTTCACCTTTATAATTAATCTTAAACCATATTTACCATCAGTTTAAGAGCATGACTGTACAGTAATAGTACATTTGAGTATCTAgctcatatattaaaaaaataacaatgtttATTCCTAACTGAAAATTACCCTTTAAACCTACAAAGGACACAACTTTTTTCTTATGCTTCAAGTTCCTGTCATTGTATGTGTCATCACAATTGCCCAGCTAAGAGTGCTACAAATTCATTTTGACCAAAATCCTCAACTCAATCTAGACCAATGCCTTTCCTCCTGCAACATGCTAACAATACTATTGGGGGAAAATCACAGTCTACGTACTTAAAGGGTGATTTAAATAGAAGAAAGACAAAATTATGACAAGGAAGCCCTATACAACACTACCTAGGATGAAATCATGAATGGGCAGTCATTTCAAACCCTCCTATATCATTAATAATCTGAGATTTATTGCCTACATTTCTTGTAACTTTCTGGTTTTCTGAACTTAATTGTCAAAGGAACTTGTGATTTGAATAATATTTGTCTcccatagtctcatatatttgaatgcttaagtTACCAGGTCATGGAACTCTTTGATAGCGTTAGAAGGATTAGAAGTtctggccttgttagagaaagtatcactgggggtgggctctctcattctctctcctctcttctctctctctctctctctctctctctctctctctctctctctctctctctctctcctttctctctctctcccttactctctctctcctttctctctctctcccttactctctctctccttttctttctctgcctacagatcaggatgtagctctcaggtactgctccagcaccatgcttgccaCAATGCTGAGAATGGACTGAACAGCTAAAATTGTAGTCAAGCACTCAATCAaatgctttgatcatggtgtctcttcacaacaataaaacaaggactaagacagaagttggtgctGGGAGTGGGGTCAGCAATAGAACAGTCACTAAGACAGTACCTAAACTGAAAATCAACGATGCCTGTGCGTGGATTGGGTAATTAAATTTCAATAATGGTAATTTGAATCATATAA contains:
- the LOC131894719 gene encoding disintegrin and metalloproteinase domain-containing protein 21-like, translating into MTVLKTLEHTKITFLPLWLELTMFLSAWPQTGMSRYQSLPEVVIPLRAPSTYKSMEALGWISYSLHFGGQRHIVHMKAKKHLVSRALTVFTYTDQGALIEDQPFVQNDCYYHGYVEGDPKSMVTLSTCLGSLQGILQTNGVTYEIKPKAHSATFEHLVYKMEDTQYTHGSCGLTEEEIVEQLKSQDNANSTLMQSSHTGWWLHRQFLELAIVVDYGRFIFRKRNVSIVEMDVFMGVNLVDDIYSSISLDVVLTGVEVWSAGNPYSVTTARHMMEQFCKWKKSSFNSRVAHDSAHIIVKQDFCFKHLTESYFSEVCNINLNCGLECIMDDGLASFRTYVTHEIGHTLGMMNDDGNNCACERKVCVMNKRLIPSDAFSNCSYAQYLETISRKSCLTDVPNPQAIFIKKRCGNGVIEDEEECDCGSLKLCSQDRCCSENCTLVSGAACASGLCCHNCQFMPSGTVCRERVNQCDLPEWCNGSSAACPEDVYVEDGIHCLGRNICFQKKCNNRDDQCTKLFGKGAKNANKNCYLAVNTKGDRFGNCGRKDNKYVRCNYKDALCGRVQCENIEEVPHLSNHFTVHSTQVDGNSCWSTDYHFGMNVPDTGEVSDGTECGPDFLCLERKCVFMPPWEESCLPMFCNKRGICNNKHHCHCNEYWAPPNCLKKGYGGSIDSGPPPVRRSHKMIYIIILIWLLAFIVCSFLLLCFLCLENKRYEERRRYIASLPKKRKHKGKKSSKKEEENLGTELEEQKQNVEKLSEEEEES